Part of the Cellulomonas hominis genome, CCGAGTACGGGCTGGGGCGCGGGCACGGGATGGCGCTGGTGCACGTCATCAAGAACGGGCCGGGCATCGGGGCGAAGCACGTCGGCACCACGGGCTCGCACCGGGACGCGTCGGACACGCTGTGGCTCGACGGGAAGGCGACGCGGCCGGCGGATCCGGCGTGATCCCGCGTGATCCCGCGGAACTTCCGACACGCGGGGCGCGGAGCGTGGCCGTGTCGGACGTCGTGCGTACCGTCGGTGGCATGAGCATCGGACGGCACGTGTGCATCTGGTTCGACGACGGCGACGGCGTCGACCTGCTGTGCGTCTGCGGCGCCCGCGCGGTGTCCGTGGTCGACGAGGAGACCGGCGAGCAGCTGCTCGTCACCCTGGCGGACGAGCCCGCCCCGCTGGCGGCCACCGCCTGACCGGGGTTCGAGACGGTACCGCTGCCGCGGCGTCGGCTCGTGGTCGCGCCACCCCCGGCGGTGCGTCGGGGGTGGCGCTTCTGATGTCCCGGCTAGATCGTTCGGCGGCGACGTGACCGCTGCTGCAGCCTCCACGCCACCTGCCCGAGCGCGAGTGCCAGGACCGCGCTCACGAGGATGCGCGTCAGCGTCGTGCTCCAGTTGGCCAGAGCGAGCGCCCCGACCAGGAACCAGAACGAGACGAAGGTGACGAGAGTCGGGAACCACCTGCCGCGACGACTGTCGATCATGAGTACCGCTCCTCTCGTCAGCTACGAGGGTTCGTGAGGACGTACTGGACGTACGCAATTGCGGCCGACGCGGCGACGCTGCACGTGGCCGAGTTGTTCGAGCACCAGCGCTGAACCGCAGTGTATCCCTGGGGGATGATGGTCCAGACGGGCGACGTGGCGGGCGACTTGCTGATCGTCATGATCACCTTGCCGCTGCTGTTGTACAACCGGTATCCGCCCCATGAGGTGCAGTTCTTCGGGTTCTTTCCGGTCCAGTCGCTCACGGTGATGCCGTTGGTGCAGCGGGCGTACTCACCCGCTGCATGAGCAGGAGCGGCGCCTGACACGACCCCTCCCAGGCTGAGTGACAGGCCCACGACTGCCAGCGCCGTCGCTCTCTTCGACCCCTCCTCGGTGCGTCGCTCCGGGCCGTCGATCCCATTCTCGCAGGGTGGTGCATGAATAGCCTCCTGTCCGAAGGTAGGCGACGTCGTCGGCGCCTGGCAGCTATCCTCCGCACATGTGCGATGTGGGTGCCCGACCGCCGGCACCTACCCAAGCCGCATTGCGCTGAATGCGCGGCCGTCTCGACTACTCAATCGCCCCGACGCTTGGCGCTTGAGTGTCCGAGCACTCATCCATTCAGCCGAAACTCTGGACATCGCCCGGCCGGCGTCCCCGGCGGAGAGTGCGCGGGCGCGCGCCGCGCCATTGGATTCGGGAGGCGATGGGGATGGCGTGAGTCAGGGGCCCGCGGGCGGCGGCGCGGGCGCGGCCGGGTCCGCCGGGGGCGGCGCGGGGCCGGACGACAGGGAGAGCGCGACGGTCGACCCCGCCGTCGCCGTGCCCGAGCGGCTCTGCTCGGCGACGAGCCCGGGGGCCAGGTCCGACGGCACCGACGGCCCGACCGTGACGCGGAAGCCGGCGGCGGTCAGCGCGGCCCGGGCCGACGCCTCGTCCCGCCCGACCACCCGCGGCACGGGCACCTGCTTGCCGAACACCTCGTCCGACCCCGCGGCGGCGAAGCCCGGCACGGCCACCCCCTCCAGCGTGCGGGTCATGAAGCCCTTCCAGATGGGGACCGCCACCGAGGACCCGAACACGTTGCGGATGTACCGGCCGTTGATGACCACGCGCTGCATCGGGATCATCCGCTCGGCGTGGCCGACCCAGATCGCGGTGGACCGCACCGGCGTGTACCCGACGAACCAGGTGTGCTCGTTCCGGGACGTCGTCCCCGTCTTGCCGGCCGCGGGGAACGGCGGCGCGTCCGTGCTCGCCGTGCCGCTCCAGACGTTCTGCAGCGCGTGGTTCACGGCGTTCGCGATCCGGGGCTCCAGGGCTCCCGGCGTGCAGGACTGCGGCGGGACGGCGAGCTGGTTGCCGTCGGTGTCCACCACGCTGAGGATCGCCACCGGCGTGCAGTACGTGCCGCCCGACGCGAAGCCCGCGAACGCGGCGGCCATCGCGAGCGGCGCCACGGACTGCGAGCCCAGGACGTTCGCCGGCAGCGGGTCGAACGGGCCGTCCCCGGACTGGCCGCCCGCCCGGTGGATGCCGAGGGCGGTCGCCGTGTCCATGATCCCGCAGAGGTTGAGCTGCGACGCCATGGCGATGTAGCCGGAGTTCACGGAGTTCCGCGTGGCGTCCAGCACCGACATCACGCCGCCGGAGCGCGGGCCCTCCGCGTTGTTGAACTTGTACTCCGTGCCGCCGTTCAGCGCGGTGCACGGGGCGGAGAACTCGCGGAACCGGTAGGAGAACCGCCGGGCGTCCACCTGCTCCGAGAGGCTGTGCCCCTCCTTCAGCCACTCCGCCAGGGTGAATGGCTTGAACGTCGACCCGGGCGGGAAGCCGCTGCCGCCGCCGTACAGGAAGTC contains:
- a CDS encoding DUF4287 domain-containing protein, which gives rise to MSFQAYLDAVEDRTGLTPRQIVDRAHEQGFGPDSKAGPVLEWLAAEYGLGRGHGMALVHVIKNGPGIGAKHVGTTGSHRDASDTLWLDGKATRPADPA